From Loxodonta africana isolate mLoxAfr1 chromosome 2, mLoxAfr1.hap2, whole genome shotgun sequence, the proteins below share one genomic window:
- the LOC100656458 gene encoding olfactory receptor 2M5-like translates to MDKKNETSVTDFILLGLSLDMKHINLFIGAMLLIYIVALILNSILILLIWAHSHLHTPMYFLLSQLALMDLMLISSFVPKMAINFFSGRRNISRLACGTQIFFFLTLGIAECILITLMSYDRYVAICNPLRYAIVMSPRVCVQMVAFSWAGGAITSLVHTAYAMHFPTCGSKEVSHFLCELTAILKLACEDISAYEKAVVVTSIVVLLIPLFLILSSYAVIFLAILHMKSPEGRDKALTTCSSHLTVVCLYYGPAIVVYMRPSSYHNAKLDQVLFILGPILTPMLNPLIYSLRNKEVVGALRKVLS, encoded by the coding sequence atggataaaaaaaatgaaacgtcAGTCACAGATTTCATCCTCCTGGGCCTCTCCTTGGATATGAAACACATCAATCTGTTCATTGGTGCCATGCTTCTTATCTACATCGTAGCTCTCATTTTGAACTCCATTCTCATTCTCCTGATTTGGGCGCATTCTCatctccacacacccatgtacttccTACTCAGCCAgctggctctcatggacttgatgTTAATCTCTAGCTTTGTCCCCAAAATGGCCATCAACTTCTTCTCAGGGAGGAGAAACATCTCACGGTTGGCCTGTGGGACTCAGATCTTCTTCTTTCTGACTCTGGGAATTGCCGAGTGCATCCTCATCACCCTCATGTCCTATGACCGGTATGTAGCCATCTGCAATCCTCTGAGATATGCCATCGTCATGAGTCCTAGGGTCTGTGTACAGATGGTTGCCTTCTCCTGGGCTGGGGGTGCCATTACATCACTGGTACACACAGCCTATGCCATGCATTTTCCCACCTGTGGTTCCAAAGAGGTTTCGCATTTCCTCTGTGAGCTCACGGCCATCCTAAAGTTGGCTTGTGAGGACATCTCAGCCTATGAGAAGGCTGTGGTGGTGACAAGCATTGTGGTGCTTCTCATTCCCTTGTTCCTCATCTTGTCCTCTTATGCTGTCATCTTCCTTGCCATCCTCCACATGAAATCCCCAGAGGGCAGGGACAAAGCCCTGACCACTTGCTCCTCCCATCTGACTGTTGTATGCCTCTACTACGGCCCTGCTATAGTAGTGTACATGAGGCCTAGTTCCTATCATAATGCCAAGCTGGACCAGGTACTCTTTATACTCGGCCCTATTCTTACACCTATGCTGAATCCCCTGATTTATAGTCTTAGGAACAAAGAAGTAGTGGGAGCCCTAAGGAAGGTGCTGAGCTAA